The Deltaproteobacteria bacterium CG11_big_fil_rev_8_21_14_0_20_42_23 genome has a segment encoding these proteins:
- a CDS encoding ferredoxin, with product MADNSDKVSENILGRYFVDSQCIDCNLCRDTAPANFKHNEEGGYSYVYKQPENEEEESLCAEAKDACPVEAIGDDGES from the coding sequence ATGGCAGACAATTCAGATAAAGTAAGTGAAAACATTCTAGGACGCTATTTTGTAGATAGCCAATGCATCGATTGCAACCTATGCCGAGATACAGCTCCCGCAAACTTCAAGCACAACGAAGAAGGCGGCTATTCTTACGTGTACAAACAACCCGAAAATGAAGAAGAAGAGTCACTTTGCGCCGAAGCTAAAGACGCCTGCCCCGTAGAAGCCATCGGCGACGACGGCGAAAGCTAA
- the nth gene encoding endonuclease III → MSNKLRIAEILNRLRAEYPDADCELTYKNPLQLLIAVILSAQCTDARVNTVTPALFARYKSAKDFAEANLQELEGFVKSTGFYKNKAKNIQQCCRQLVLQHGGEVPETMEELVQLAGVGRKTANAVRMHAFGEPGLTVDTHFQRLCKRMGLIRETHPVKIEKEIEKLLPEKDWTDFSSCLIFHGRRCCKARKPECCRCVVKEFCPSNQC, encoded by the coding sequence ATGAGCAACAAGTTGCGAATCGCTGAAATTTTGAATCGCCTTCGTGCGGAATATCCAGATGCCGATTGTGAGTTGACCTACAAAAATCCGCTGCAGCTCTTAATTGCCGTGATTTTGTCGGCGCAGTGCACCGATGCTAGGGTGAATACGGTGACTCCGGCTTTGTTTGCACGGTATAAATCAGCAAAAGATTTTGCTGAAGCGAATCTTCAAGAGCTTGAAGGCTTTGTGAAATCTACCGGTTTTTATAAAAACAAGGCCAAAAATATTCAACAGTGTTGCAGGCAACTTGTGCTTCAGCATGGCGGCGAAGTTCCAGAAACTATGGAGGAACTTGTGCAGCTTGCAGGTGTAGGAAGAAAGACCGCAAATGCAGTGCGGATGCATGCTTTCGGTGAGCCGGGTTTGACGGTGGACACTCATTTTCAGCGTTTATGTAAGCGAATGGGGCTTATTCGTGAAACTCATCCAGTAAAAATTGAAAAGGAAATTGAAAAGCTTTTGCCTGAAAAAGACTGGACCGATTTTTCCAGTTGTCTCATTTTTCATGGAAGGCGTTGCTGCAAGGCGCGAAAACCAGAGTGTTGCCGGTGTGTGGTAAAGGAATTTTGCCCGTCAAACCAGTGTTAG
- the asnB gene encoding asparagine synthase B (functions in asparagine biosynthesis; converts glutamine, aspartate, ATP, and water to glutamate, asparagine, pyrophosphate and AMP), whose protein sequence is MCGIICVLNIAADTNSLRSQILEQAKLLRHRGPDWSGIYADEHAILAHERLSIVDVEHGAQPLINTQTKAALAVNGEIYNHEDLEKTLKQKHDFQTKSDCEVILYLYEELGVKCVEKLSGIFAFVLHDPRNNTFLVARDHMGIIPLYQGWTKDGTRYFASEMKALLHICDKVEEFPAGHYLTANDEAPKKYYDPAWSKVGRYPTNAFDPAELREKFTEAVRRQLMCDVPYGLLISGGVDSSIVAAVAAKFKTKRIETHEQTEAWWPSLHSFSVGLESSPDTAFARKVANHIGTVHHEIVFTVQQGLDVLSDVIYHLETFDTTTIRASTPMYLMSRWIKSMGIKMVLSGEGADEMFGGYLYFHKAPNAKEFHDETVRKLFKLHQYDCLRANKSTAAWGLEARVPFLDKEFLDYAMNINPEEKMITKDRMEKYILRKSFEGYIPDEILWRQKEQFSDGVGYSWIDGLKDFANREISDSMMQNAKNQFPEKTPLTKEEYLYRSIFEKHFPGDSALACIPTGPSIACSTPTAIAWDASFANSADPSGRAIKVHQKSY, encoded by the coding sequence ATGTGCGGAATCATTTGTGTTCTCAACATTGCTGCTGACACCAATTCACTTCGAAGTCAAATTTTAGAGCAAGCAAAACTGCTTCGCCACCGTGGTCCAGACTGGAGCGGCATTTACGCAGATGAGCACGCCATTCTTGCGCACGAACGTTTATCCATTGTTGATGTAGAGCACGGCGCGCAACCCCTCATCAACACACAAACCAAAGCAGCTCTTGCCGTGAATGGTGAAATATATAATCATGAAGATCTTGAAAAAACACTGAAGCAAAAACATGATTTTCAAACAAAGTCTGACTGCGAAGTGATTCTTTATCTCTACGAAGAACTGGGCGTAAAGTGTGTGGAAAAATTGAGTGGCATTTTTGCCTTCGTCCTGCACGACCCGCGCAACAACACTTTCCTGGTTGCTCGCGATCACATGGGCATCATTCCGCTTTATCAAGGCTGGACAAAAGATGGCACGCGTTACTTCGCTTCCGAAATGAAAGCCTTGCTTCACATTTGTGACAAAGTGGAAGAATTCCCTGCGGGTCATTACCTCACCGCAAATGATGAAGCTCCAAAAAAATATTATGACCCCGCTTGGTCTAAAGTGGGAAGATATCCCACCAACGCTTTCGATCCAGCTGAACTTCGCGAAAAATTTACCGAAGCCGTCCGCCGCCAATTGATGTGCGATGTTCCTTATGGCCTACTCATTTCCGGCGGCGTTGATTCTTCCATTGTTGCAGCCGTCGCTGCAAAATTCAAAACCAAGCGCATTGAAACGCACGAACAAACTGAAGCTTGGTGGCCAAGCTTACATTCGTTTAGCGTTGGCCTGGAAAGCTCACCTGACACTGCATTTGCGAGGAAGGTAGCAAATCACATTGGCACGGTTCATCACGAAATTGTGTTCACCGTTCAACAAGGTTTAGATGTTTTGTCTGACGTGATTTATCATTTAGAAACCTTCGACACCACCACCATTCGTGCTTCAACTCCCATGTATTTGATGTCGCGCTGGATTAAATCGATGGGCATTAAAATGGTGCTCTCGGGAGAAGGCGCTGATGAAATGTTTGGTGGTTATTTGTATTTTCACAAAGCACCAAACGCAAAAGAGTTTCACGATGAAACGGTTCGTAAACTGTTTAAGCTTCATCAATACGATTGCCTTCGCGCCAACAAATCCACAGCAGCCTGGGGCTTGGAAGCACGCGTTCCTTTTTTAGACAAAGAGTTTTTGGATTATGCCATGAATATTAATCCTGAAGAAAAAATGATTACGAAAGATAGAATGGAAAAATATATTTTGCGTAAAAGTTTTGAGGGTTATATTCCCGACGAAATTTTGTGGCGCCAAAAAGAACAATTTTCAGATGGCGTAGGATACAGCTGGATTGATGGCTTGAAGGATTTTGCCAATCGCGAAATCAGCGACAGCATGATGCAAAATGCAAAAAACCAGTTCCCCGAAAAAACTCCACTAACCAAAGAAGAATATTTATACCGAAGCATTTTTGAAAAGCACTTCCCCGGAGATTCAGCATTGGCGTGCATTCCCACCGGACCAAGCATTGCTTGCTCTACCCCAACTGCCATTGCTTGGGATGCCTCTTTCGCAAACTCAGCCGATCCATCAGGCCGAGCGATTAAAGTGCATCAGAAGAGTTATTGA
- a CDS encoding histidinol-phosphatase, producing MASLHKKIVTLFEETADMLEVNNENPFKVRAFRNAARAVEGVGKKIEDMAQQGKLEEINGVGKSIAEHIQDIIHHGTFPEYQKLHKQIPSEVLEMLSIPGVGAKKARTLWKELNIKSIKALEHACHKHLVSEFSGFGKKSEEKILAGIEGLKKFSDLFRFDEANAEAAKLLSYLKKSSHLIQLELGGSLRRHKEICKDIDLIASSNKPNKLMDYFVAYPEVASVINKGTTKSSVKLQSGINVDLRVVSDEDFPFALHHFTGSKEHNVALRTLAKAKGFKLNEYGLFKGKKEIFVSCKNETDLFKHFGMDFIPPELRENQGELEAAQDHALPDLVTLSDLKGVLHCHSTYSDGKNSMEEMALAAKDEGFSYIGITDHSHSAAYAGGMKLADIKRQHKEIDALNKKLKEIQILKGIEVDILEDGSLDYKNEVLALFDFVIASVHSRFKMGEKKMTERICTALASPYVDILAHPTGRLLLEREAYEVNLAQVIECAAKNGVAIEMNANPRRLDIDWRYGKLLKEKKVKSCISPDAHSTDQLDFCNYGIGIARKGWLEAGDILNTLSADALLKHFSQMRKKRRC from the coding sequence ATGGCTTCTCTTCATAAAAAAATTGTTACTCTTTTTGAAGAAACTGCCGATATGCTCGAGGTAAATAATGAAAATCCATTTAAGGTGCGAGCTTTTCGAAATGCAGCACGTGCCGTTGAGGGGGTTGGCAAAAAAATTGAGGATATGGCGCAACAAGGAAAGCTTGAAGAGATAAATGGCGTTGGTAAAAGCATCGCCGAACATATCCAAGACATTATTCATCATGGTACTTTTCCGGAGTATCAAAAACTTCACAAACAAATCCCATCAGAAGTATTAGAGATGCTTTCCATACCAGGAGTTGGTGCCAAAAAAGCAAGAACGCTGTGGAAAGAATTAAATATAAAAAGTATTAAAGCTCTTGAACATGCATGTCACAAGCATTTGGTGTCAGAGTTTTCTGGATTTGGAAAAAAATCTGAAGAAAAAATTTTGGCCGGCATTGAAGGATTGAAAAAATTTTCCGATCTTTTTCGCTTTGATGAAGCAAATGCTGAAGCAGCCAAGTTGCTCTCGTATCTAAAAAAATCATCGCATCTTATTCAGCTTGAACTTGGTGGAAGTTTACGACGTCATAAAGAAATCTGCAAAGACATCGATCTTATTGCGAGCAGCAATAAACCAAACAAGTTGATGGATTATTTTGTTGCGTATCCCGAAGTAGCGAGCGTGATAAATAAAGGAACCACAAAAAGTTCTGTGAAGCTGCAATCTGGAATAAATGTGGATTTGCGCGTAGTCAGTGATGAAGATTTTCCTTTTGCGCTTCATCATTTTACGGGTTCGAAAGAACACAACGTTGCTTTGCGTACTTTGGCAAAAGCAAAAGGATTTAAATTAAATGAATATGGTTTATTTAAAGGAAAAAAAGAAATCTTTGTTTCATGTAAAAATGAAACAGATTTATTCAAGCATTTTGGAATGGACTTTATTCCGCCAGAGCTTCGCGAAAATCAAGGTGAGCTTGAAGCTGCGCAGGATCACGCACTTCCAGATTTGGTGACACTTTCAGATTTAAAAGGTGTTTTGCATTGCCACAGCACTTACAGCGATGGAAAAAACAGCATGGAAGAAATGGCGCTGGCTGCGAAAGACGAAGGCTTTAGCTATATTGGCATCACTGATCATAGCCATTCGGCGGCATATGCAGGTGGGATGAAGCTTGCAGACATTAAGCGTCAACACAAAGAAATTGATGCGCTCAATAAAAAGCTAAAAGAAATACAAATTTTAAAAGGAATTGAAGTTGATATTTTAGAAGATGGTTCGCTTGATTACAAAAATGAAGTTTTGGCACTTTTTGATTTTGTGATTGCATCCGTACATTCTCGTTTCAAAATGGGAGAAAAGAAAATGACCGAACGCATTTGCACTGCACTTGCTTCACCATATGTTGATATTTTAGCTCATCCCACCGGGCGCTTGCTGTTGGAGCGGGAAGCGTATGAAGTAAATTTGGCTCAAGTGATTGAGTGTGCTGCAAAAAATGGCGTGGCTATAGAAATGAATGCCAATCCACGTCGCTTGGACATAGATTGGCGTTACGGAAAATTGTTGAAAGAGAAAAAGGTGAAGTCATGTATTTCTCCCGATGCGCATAGCACAGATCAACTTGATTTTTGTAATTACGGAATAGGGATTGCCAGAAAAGGTTGGCTTGAGGCAGGCGATATTCTCAACACGCTCTCGGCTGATGCCCTGCTGAAGCACTTTTCCCAGATGCGGAAAAAGAGGAGGTGCTGA